From one Humulus lupulus chromosome 8, drHumLupu1.1, whole genome shotgun sequence genomic stretch:
- the LOC133797872 gene encoding uncharacterized protein LOC133797872, with protein sequence MASSSSSSSSNDDWFEAAGEGNLKVVKDLVEANPEILRARHPYTQETALHIAASNGHVDIVEELVSKMEEKDLEMKDNQKWTALASATRSGITRIAKCLVQKNSRLVTILCGLGEHSILPLEWVLTYGHKDMGRYMYAVTPIEQLSPPHNKSRGARVLQMSIEAQWYDVALQLVEHCPDLVEDGNVIFSFATNRDFTAFPSGCRLKFWQQWIYDYCIDIPKNVDAKSDIRINVPTIEDSQSSKSSTFQQRFASVLLKILGIKRIQEMKLRHHYSSRLLKSICQEIKTLHRVNGRVSVYPAFYKSAEEGVVDIFVGLAKTNPQLVLYYNVEGRNVFMAAIEYRQPQIYCLMHGVSTRKVTIASVDCALNTMLHMAGLLAPSNQLNKIPGAALQMQSELQWFKEIESITLPKHLYYKNRDGLTPRELFTKEHKELMKDGETWMKDTASSCSLVGSLIATIMFAVAFTVPGGNDQNTGFPMFLHKKLFKIFIISDAISLFSATASVLMFLGMLTSRYAEDDFLKSLPTKIVIGLLTLFISIATMTIAFCAALLIVFSKDSAFIVTLFLLAGLPITLFGWMQFPLLVQIVNSTYGPSIFNRNVKRWL encoded by the exons ATGgcatcctcatcctcatcctcatcctcaaACGATGACTGGTTTGAAGCTGCCGGAGAAGGGAATTTAAAGGTTGTGAAGGATTTGGTTGAAGCCAACCCTGAAATATTGAGAGCAAGACATCCATATACCCAGGAGACGGCTCTCCATATTGCAGCCAGCAACGGACATGTGGATATTGTAGAAGAGTTGGTTTCCAAAATGGAAGAAAAAGATTTAGAAATGAAGGATAATCAGAAATGGACGGCTCTTGCCTCAGCTACAAGGAGTGGAATCACCAGAATTGCCAAGTGTTTGGTTCAAAAGAACAGTAGATTAGTTACCATTTTGTGTGGTCTTGGAGAACATAGTATCCTACCACTTGAATGGGTACTCACCTATGGTCACAAGGACATGGGTCGATATATGTACGCTGTCACGCCAATCGAACAATTGTCCCCGCCACACAACAAGTCACGTGGAGCTAGGGTCCTCCAGATGAGTATAGAGGCGCAATGGTATG ATGTTGCTTTGCAATTAGTTGAGCATTGCCCAGATCTGGTTGAGGACGGTAATGTCATCTTCTCATTCGCTACTAATAGAGACTTTACTGCCTTTCCGAGTGGATGTCGACTCAAATTTTGGCAGCAATGGATATATGACTACT GTATTGACATACCAAAAAATGTTGATGCCAAAAGTGACATTCGTATAAATGTCCCGACCATAGAAGATAGCCAAAGTTCGAAAAGCA GTACATTTCAACAGCGTTTTGCTTCAGTTCTCCTTAAAATTCTAG GAATAAAGAGGATACAAGAAATGAAATTAAGGCATCATTACTCGTCGAGATTGCTAAAAAGCATCTGCCAAGAGATAAAAACTTTACACAGGGTGAATGGAAGGGTCTCAGTATATCCGGCCTTTTACAAATCTGCCGAAGAAGGAGTCGTTGATATCTTTGTTGGTTTAGCAAAGACAAATCCTCAACTTGTGCTTTATTATAATGTTGAAGGGAGGAATGTTTTCATGGCAGCAATTGAATATCGGCAACCACAAATTTATTGCCTTATGCATGGGGTTTCTACAAGAAAAGTAACGATAGCATCGGTGGATTGTGCACTTAATACCATGCTACACATGGCTGGATTGTTGGCCCCTTCTAATCAACTTAACAAAATCCCTGGTGCCGCATTGCAAATGCAAAGTGAGCTACAATGGTTTAAG GAAATTGAGTCAATTACTTTGCCGAAACATTTATATTATAAGAACCGTGATGGACTGACACCACGAGAGCTGTTTACGAAAGAAcacaaagagttgatgaaagatgGAGAAACTTGGATGAAAGACACAGCGAGTTCTTGCAGTCTGGTAGGCTCTCTCATCGCTACCATAATGTTTGCTGTAGCTTTCACTGTTCCGGGAGGCAACGACCAAAACACAGGCTTTCCAATGTTTTTACACAAAAAGTTATTTAAGATTTTCATAATATCGGATGCTATATCACTCTTCTCGGCCACAGCCTCGGTGTTAATGTTTTTGGGAATGCTTACATCGCGTTATGCAGAAGATGATTTCCTCAAATCCTTGCCCACAAAGATAGTGATAGGCCTTCTTACACTTTTCATATCTATCGCAACAATGACAATCGCATTTTGTGCTGCCCTTTTAATTGTGTTCAGCAAAGACTCTGCGTTTATCGTTACTCTCTTCTTGCTTGCTGGACTTCCGATTACTTTGTTTGGGTGGATGCAGTTTCCTCTTCTTGTACAGATTGTCAATTCCACCTATGGACCAAGCATTTTTAACCGGAATGTTAAACGCTGGTTGTAG